One part of the Parabacteroides distasonis ATCC 8503 genome encodes these proteins:
- a CDS encoding DUF6078 family protein, with amino-acid sequence MIEKLDYAMVPTGFVHCFNGNCKNANRCLRHQIIRFIPDTLWAVSVVNPARTSPTGKCAAFMADTPVQYAVGMDHLLDQIPYLEAKRIKQRLLMTYGKNKFYQFKRKERTFSPEDQQYIRQVFRMYGVKDEPVFDAWLSGYRWTKG; translated from the coding sequence ATGATAGAAAAACTCGATTACGCTATGGTGCCGACAGGCTTTGTACATTGTTTTAATGGAAATTGTAAGAACGCCAACCGCTGCTTGCGGCATCAAATCATCCGTTTTATCCCCGATACGCTTTGGGCGGTGAGTGTCGTGAATCCCGCACGTACCAGTCCTACCGGAAAGTGTGCGGCTTTCATGGCGGATACTCCCGTGCAATACGCTGTCGGCATGGATCACCTATTAGACCAGATACCTTATCTGGAGGCGAAACGCATCAAGCAACGTCTGTTGATGACATACGGTAAGAATAAGTTTTATCAGTTTAAGCGCAAGGAAAGAACCTTCTCGCCTGAAGACCAACAGTATATCCGTCAGGTCTTTCGGATGTACGGAGTAAAGGATGAGCCAGTCTTTGATGCTTGGCTGAGTGGCTACCGATGGACGAAAGGATAA
- a CDS encoding HEPN domain-containing protein, giving the protein MKTSINYLPEQKRDDLRRIVECVLEVLPDCEMIILYGSYARNTYVDYDQRIEYGIRTCFMSDYDILVVTNTRFQRYIINHILSKATDNYYKGKNRYASTTVQFIDESIDDLNKAIDKNRYFYTDIKREGIMLYNSGRYKLARRRKLNYREIKELAEEYYNDRFERANDFLRNAMYDKNDERYKICSFHLHQACENYYNSIILTFTLYSPKEHSLITLSGRAKTHSLESSEAFPRDTEEEKRLFDLLQDAYVQARYNLHFRVTKEDIEALIPKVELLRDITRQCCEERIKVYAAKQRQV; this is encoded by the coding sequence ATGAAAACATCCATCAATTACCTTCCCGAACAAAAACGGGATGACCTCAGAAGAATTGTAGAGTGCGTACTGGAAGTACTTCCCGATTGCGAGATGATCATTCTCTACGGAAGTTATGCCCGGAATACATACGTTGACTACGACCAACGCATCGAATACGGTATCCGCACCTGTTTTATGAGCGATTATGATATTTTGGTAGTTACCAATACCCGTTTCCAAAGATATATTATCAATCACATCTTGAGCAAGGCCACCGATAATTACTACAAAGGGAAGAACAGATACGCATCCACCACCGTACAATTTATAGACGAAAGCATCGACGACTTGAATAAAGCCATCGATAAAAACCGATATTTCTATACCGATATCAAGCGAGAAGGTATCATGCTTTACAACAGCGGCCGTTATAAGTTGGCCCGCCGTCGTAAACTGAACTATCGGGAGATAAAAGAGTTGGCGGAGGAGTATTACAACGACAGGTTTGAACGTGCGAATGATTTTTTACGAAATGCAATGTATGACAAAAACGACGAGAGATATAAAATATGTTCTTTTCATTTGCATCAAGCTTGTGAGAATTATTACAACAGCATAATCTTGACTTTTACATTGTATAGTCCCAAAGAGCATAGCCTAATAACGTTATCCGGCAGAGCCAAAACGCATTCCCTAGAGTCATCCGAAGCCTTTCCCCGGGATACGGAAGAAGAAAAACGACTTTTCGATTTGCTGCAGGACGCATACGTTCAGGCTCGTTATAATTTACACTTCCGCGTCACTAAAGAAGATATCGAGGCGCTTATCCCCAAAGTAGAACTGCTCCGGGATATCACACGACAATGTTGCGAGGAGAGAATCAAAGTGTATGCGGCAAAACAAAGACAGGTTTGA
- a CDS encoding alcohol dehydrogenase, whose protein sequence is MLAYTYIEQGKFELREKPIPEIKDSRDAIVRVTLGSICSSDLHIKHGSVPRAVPGITVGHEMVGVVEKVGADVTAVKPGDRVTVNVETFCGECFFCRRGYVNNCTDPNGGWALGCRIDGGQAEYVRVPYADRGLNRIPDTVSDEQALLVGDVLATGFWAARISEVSEEDTVLIIGAGPTGICTLLCVLLKKPRRIIVCEKSPERARFVRQRYPEVLVTDPKNCKEFVLRNSDHGGADVVLEVAGSEDTFRLAWDCARPNAIVTIVALYDKPQLLPLPDMYGKNLTFKTGGVDGCDCAEILNLIEEGKIDTTPLITHKFPLNEIEEAYRIFENRLDGVIKVAIEGNLIKPVFVLPHTL, encoded by the coding sequence ATGCTTGCGTACACTTATATTGAACAAGGGAAATTTGAATTGCGGGAGAAACCGATACCGGAAATAAAGGATTCACGGGACGCTATCGTACGAGTGACTTTGGGTAGCATTTGTTCTAGCGATCTTCATATTAAACACGGTAGCGTACCACGTGCGGTACCCGGAATAACCGTTGGGCATGAGATGGTTGGTGTGGTGGAAAAGGTGGGTGCCGATGTTACTGCAGTCAAGCCGGGTGACAGGGTGACCGTGAATGTCGAGACCTTTTGCGGAGAGTGTTTCTTCTGCCGGCGTGGATATGTCAATAATTGTACCGATCCCAATGGCGGTTGGGCGTTGGGCTGTCGTATCGATGGGGGGCAGGCGGAGTATGTCCGGGTTCCTTATGCGGATCGAGGCTTGAATCGTATCCCAGATACGGTCAGTGATGAGCAGGCTTTGCTGGTCGGTGATGTGTTAGCGACAGGTTTTTGGGCTGCCCGCATCTCGGAGGTCTCAGAGGAGGATACGGTTCTCATTATTGGCGCTGGTCCTACGGGGATCTGTACTTTGTTGTGCGTGTTGTTGAAGAAGCCACGACGTATTATTGTTTGCGAGAAGTCTCCGGAAAGGGCCCGGTTCGTTCGTCAGCGTTATCCAGAAGTCTTGGTGACAGATCCCAAAAACTGTAAGGAATTTGTTCTTCGTAACAGCGATCATGGCGGTGCGGATGTCGTATTGGAGGTCGCGGGGAGTGAGGATACCTTCCGCTTGGCATGGGATTGTGCCCGTCCGAACGCCATTGTCACCATCGTAGCCCTCTATGATAAACCTCAGCTTCTTCCTTTGCCAGACATGTATGGCAAGAACTTGACGTTCAAGACTGGTGGGGTGGATGGCTGCGATTGCGCCGAGATTCTTAACCTAATAGAAGAAGGTAAGATAGACACGACGCCTCTTATTACCCATAAGTTTCCATTGAACGAGATTGAGGAGGCTTACCGTATCTTCGAAAACAGGTTGGATGGGGTTATAAAGGTGGCGATTGAGGGGAATCTCATCAAACCTGTCTTTGTTTTGCCGCATACACTTTGA
- a CDS encoding flavodoxin, translated as MKRIVLFMVMVSMVCIASYAQKAAEGTKVLVAYFSATGNTEKAAQQVASIVSGDLHKIQPEKSYTSADLNWRDKSSRSSVEMDDPTSRPAFIDDLKNLAEYDTVYLGFPIWWNQAPRLINTFLEKYDLSGKTVIPFATSGSSNISNAESELRKAYPDVNWQKGKLMNGATEEDIKNWTKK; from the coding sequence ATGAAACGAATCGTATTATTCATGGTCATGGTCTCAATGGTATGTATCGCCTCTTATGCGCAAAAGGCTGCCGAAGGGACAAAAGTTTTAGTGGCTTACTTCTCGGCAACGGGAAATACTGAAAAAGCGGCCCAACAAGTCGCGTCTATTGTCAGCGGTGATCTTCACAAGATCCAACCTGAGAAAAGCTATACCTCCGCCGATCTGAACTGGCGGGATAAATCCTCACGCAGCAGCGTAGAGATGGACGATCCGACATCACGACCGGCCTTTATCGATGATTTGAAGAACCTAGCGGAGTATGACACCGTTTACCTAGGATTTCCCATCTGGTGGAATCAAGCTCCAAGACTCATCAACACCTTTTTGGAGAAATACGATCTCTCGGGCAAAACCGTTATCCCATTCGCCACATCAGGCAGCAGCAATATCTCGAACGCAGAGAGTGAATTGCGGAAAGCCTATCCGGATGTGAACTGGCAAAAAGGGAAGTTGATGAACGGAGCGACAGAAGAAGATATCAAGAATTGGACTAAAAAATAA
- a CDS encoding flavin reductase family protein — protein MRKNFGAKPLSYPQPVFIIATYGEDGTPDAMNAAWGGISEMNEISMCLSAGHKTVKNILKRRAFTVSMADADHVVACDYVGIVSGNKVTDKFAKAGFHATKSDFVDAPLIDELAVAIECKLKDYDPDTCILRGEIVNVSVDERVLDENGKVNVAKAAPIIFDPFNNDYLRVGEKVGNAFSDGKQLK, from the coding sequence ATGAGAAAGAATTTTGGTGCGAAGCCTTTGAGCTATCCGCAACCCGTATTTATTATCGCCACGTATGGAGAAGATGGAACTCCCGATGCGATGAACGCCGCTTGGGGCGGTATCAGTGAGATGAATGAGATCAGCATGTGTCTTAGCGCCGGTCACAAGACAGTTAAGAATATCCTGAAGCGTAGAGCTTTCACGGTAAGCATGGCAGATGCCGATCATGTCGTGGCTTGTGATTATGTAGGCATCGTGTCGGGCAATAAAGTTACCGACAAGTTTGCCAAAGCAGGATTTCACGCTACAAAATCAGACTTCGTAGATGCTCCGTTGATCGACGAATTGGCCGTGGCTATCGAATGTAAATTGAAAGATTACGATCCGGATACTTGCATACTCCGTGGCGAGATCGTAAATGTCAGTGTTGACGAGCGTGTACTTGATGAGAACGGCAAGGTGAATGTAGCTAAAGCCGCTCCCATCATCTTTGATCCATTCAACAACGACTATTTGAGAGTGGGCGAAAAGGTAGGAAATGCCTTTTCCGATGGAAAACAATTGAAATAA
- a CDS encoding TIGR01777 family oxidoreductase — MKIAISGASGYIGQHLTLFFTEKGDEVVPLGRNLFKEENFDELCHRVESCDVVINLAGASINKRWTKAYKQELYDSRIRTTHQLVNAINTRDILPKLFISTSAVGYYPTSGEYDEYNNRQGEDFLARLCGAWEKEARACLPDVRLVIARFGVVLSEDGGALRQMLHLQRLSRIGVVIGDGQQSFPWISVHDLCRSFDFMIQNSTLRGVVNLVSPQCITQKQLAYALARADGTRWVMPLPTFIFRLMFGEGASFVTEGQTVHPTKLLESGFTYDYPTIEKLMNITDHRTVQALDVRRYMGRWYEIARYENHFEKGMTDVTATYTLRSDGRIRVENEGFKDGIHKKAVGRAKQPEPENSPGKLKVAFFLWFYSDYYIFELDEHYQYVVVGSSSDKYLWILSRDKSLPEAVMEDLLGKIMKRGYDISKLVYNRI, encoded by the coding sequence ATGAAAATAGCGATTAGCGGTGCGAGTGGATACATAGGACAGCATCTTACTCTTTTTTTCACGGAAAAGGGTGATGAGGTGGTTCCTTTAGGAAGGAACCTGTTCAAGGAGGAGAATTTCGATGAGCTATGCCATCGTGTGGAATCGTGTGATGTGGTCATTAATCTGGCGGGTGCTTCCATTAATAAGCGCTGGACAAAAGCGTATAAGCAAGAATTATATGATAGTAGAATCCGGACAACCCATCAGTTGGTAAATGCCATAAATACCCGGGATATTCTCCCAAAGTTGTTTATATCAACTTCTGCCGTAGGCTATTATCCCACATCCGGAGAATATGACGAATATAACAATCGGCAAGGTGAGGATTTCTTGGCCCGGTTATGTGGCGCATGGGAAAAGGAAGCGCGGGCGTGTTTGCCGGATGTGCGGCTTGTGATTGCCCGGTTCGGGGTCGTACTCTCGGAGGATGGCGGGGCATTGAGACAGATGCTTCATTTGCAACGTCTCTCCCGGATAGGTGTGGTGATAGGCGATGGCCAACAGAGTTTTCCGTGGATCAGCGTGCATGATTTGTGCCGCTCTTTTGATTTTATGATACAAAATAGTACGTTGAGAGGAGTGGTCAATCTTGTCTCTCCGCAATGCATCACCCAAAAGCAACTGGCATATGCGCTGGCGAGAGCGGATGGAACCCGTTGGGTTATGCCTTTGCCTACATTCATTTTCCGACTGATGTTCGGTGAAGGAGCCTCGTTTGTAACGGAGGGGCAAACGGTTCATCCTACGAAATTATTGGAGTCTGGTTTTACATATGATTATCCGACAATAGAAAAGCTTATGAATATAACAGATCATCGTACCGTGCAGGCACTGGATGTCCGCCGGTATATGGGACGGTGGTATGAGATCGCCCGTTACGAGAATCATTTCGAGAAAGGTATGACGGATGTTACGGCTACTTATACATTGCGATCGGATGGAAGAATCCGTGTGGAAAACGAGGGGTTTAAAGATGGAATCCATAAAAAAGCAGTAGGCCGGGCGAAACAGCCAGAACCAGAAAATAGCCCGGGTAAATTGAAAGTCGCTTTCTTTTTATGGTTCTATTCAGATTATTATATCTTCGAACTCGACGAACATTATCAGTATGTTGTGGTAGGCAGCAGTTCTGACAAGTATCTCTGGATTTTGAGTCGTGATAAATCCTTGCCGGAAGCGGTTATGGAAGATTTGCTTGGCAAGATAATGAAACGAGGATATGATATCTCTAAATTGGTTTATAACAGAATTTGA
- a CDS encoding SDR family NAD(P)-dependent oxidoreductase, with translation MADNYLEKKYEQYQVRKTSGTRTSHNTKTLHKTRRVFITGGAEGIGKAIVRTFRGAGHRVAFCDKNEASGKETALQTGTQFFPVDVSDKTALEDCLQKIIEEWGDIDIIINNAGISQFSSITETSVEDFDKILSINLRPAFITSRRLALHRQSLETPNPYGRIINICSTRYLMSEPGSEGYAASKGGIYSLTHALALSLSEWHITVNSIAPGWIQNNNYDQLRPEDHAQHPSGRVGKPEDIARMCLFLCQEENDFINGENITIDGGMTKKMIYLD, from the coding sequence ATGGCAGACAACTATTTGGAAAAAAAATACGAGCAATATCAAGTCCGGAAAACCTCCGGGACAAGAACCAGTCACAATACGAAGACACTCCATAAAACAAGAAGAGTCTTCATTACCGGTGGGGCCGAGGGGATCGGAAAAGCCATCGTGAGAACGTTCAGGGGAGCCGGCCATCGAGTAGCGTTCTGTGATAAAAACGAAGCATCAGGAAAAGAGACCGCATTACAAACCGGAACTCAATTCTTTCCCGTGGACGTTAGCGATAAGACCGCATTGGAGGATTGCCTGCAAAAGATCATCGAGGAATGGGGCGATATCGATATCATCATCAATAACGCGGGTATCAGCCAGTTCTCATCCATCACGGAAACGAGTGTAGAGGATTTTGATAAGATATTATCCATAAACCTACGTCCCGCGTTCATCACTTCCCGGCGATTAGCGCTCCATCGGCAATCTCTCGAGACCCCCAATCCATACGGCAGGATTATCAACATCTGCTCTACCCGTTACTTGATGAGTGAACCCGGTAGCGAGGGTTACGCCGCCTCTAAAGGAGGTATCTATTCTTTGACGCATGCGTTGGCCTTATCGCTCTCGGAATGGCATATCACGGTAAACTCTATCGCTCCCGGTTGGATACAGAATAACAATTACGACCAGCTTCGTCCGGAGGATCATGCTCAACATCCATCCGGACGGGTGGGCAAGCCGGAGGATATCGCCCGTATGTGCTTATTTCTCTGTCAAGAGGAAAACGATTTCATTAATGGCGAGAATATTACGATTGACGGTGGGATGACCAAGAAAATGATCTATCTCGACTAA
- a CDS encoding GNAT family N-acetyltransferase produces MTQTSNIETNRLVLRPFSESDAPDVFESCKNPNLGNNAGWKPLETIEETIDVLNAIFIGKEGVWAIVSKETKQVIGSIGIIPDPKRENPHARMLGYWLDEKYWGQGFMSEAVKSVLNYGFTQMGLHLITANCYPHNQRSQRVLQKNGFIYEGLLHQAELMYNGQIYDHLCYYLENPSLSRKNNIL; encoded by the coding sequence ATGACACAAACATCGAATATAGAAACCAACCGTCTTGTGCTCCGTCCTTTCAGCGAAAGCGATGCTCCTGATGTTTTTGAGAGCTGTAAGAATCCAAACCTAGGCAATAACGCAGGATGGAAACCTCTCGAAACGATCGAGGAGACAATCGATGTTCTAAATGCCATTTTTATCGGGAAAGAAGGGGTTTGGGCTATCGTATCAAAAGAGACAAAACAAGTCATTGGCTCCATTGGCATCATTCCCGATCCAAAGCGGGAGAATCCGCATGCCCGCATGCTGGGATATTGGCTGGATGAGAAATACTGGGGACAAGGCTTCATGAGCGAGGCAGTGAAGAGCGTATTGAATTACGGATTCACCCAAATGGGTTTACATTTGATCACGGCCAATTGCTATCCTCATAATCAACGTTCACAACGTGTATTACAGAAAAATGGATTTATATACGAAGGGCTGCTTCACCAAGCGGAGTTAATGTATAATGGGCAAATATATGACCACCTGTGCTATTATCTTGAGAATCCGTCCTTATCCCGTAAAAACAACATCTTATGA
- a CDS encoding GNAT family N-acetyltransferase yields the protein MIVVIKDLYTLKSWEDQDTESLAFHLNNKKIWDNCRDGLPYPYTKGNARFFIKQAQEKTDISDFCITVGGEAIGNIGFVRGTDVERFNAEVGYWISEKYWNQGIVSDALTEAIQYYFAHTEVIRIFATVYEYNPASMRVLEKAGFRKTGIFRKACYKNGQFIDAHHFELVADKKLEENQKE from the coding sequence ATGATTGTAGTAATAAAGGATTTATATACGCTCAAGAGCTGGGAAGATCAAGACACCGAATCCCTAGCCTTCCATTTGAACAATAAGAAAATCTGGGATAACTGCCGGGATGGATTACCTTATCCTTATACAAAAGGGAATGCCCGCTTCTTCATCAAACAAGCGCAGGAGAAAACAGATATATCGGATTTTTGTATTACGGTTGGTGGCGAGGCTATTGGTAACATTGGTTTTGTGAGAGGTACGGACGTAGAGCGTTTCAATGCGGAAGTGGGTTATTGGATTAGTGAGAAATACTGGAATCAAGGAATTGTTTCGGATGCGTTAACCGAGGCCATCCAGTATTATTTCGCGCATACGGAGGTTATTCGTATATTCGCCACGGTCTACGAATATAATCCGGCCTCCATGCGAGTATTAGAAAAAGCTGGATTCAGGAAGACCGGCATTTTCAGAAAGGCTTGTTACAAAAACGGACAATTCATTGATGCGCATCATTTTGAATTGGTAGCAGATAAGAAACTAGAAGAGAATCAAAAAGAATAA
- a CDS encoding GNAT family N-acetyltransferase, translated as MEIRQLPANEYDKALDLSLDVFIECGRKDFDEEGLETFKNFIYNKQLVNELTFYGAFDGESLIGVIATKNEGKHISLFFIKPSYHRRGIGKQLFKTAILNQPVSEMTVNSSSYAIPIYRKLGFEPVCEEQVTHGMKYTPMKRMGTKVRELEKVC; from the coding sequence ATGGAAATTCGACAATTACCGGCAAATGAATACGATAAGGCATTAGACTTATCTCTGGACGTTTTCATCGAATGCGGAAGAAAGGATTTCGATGAAGAGGGGCTGGAAACTTTCAAGAATTTCATTTATAATAAGCAACTAGTAAATGAATTAACCTTCTACGGAGCCTTCGATGGAGAGTCTTTAATTGGCGTAATCGCGACAAAAAACGAGGGAAAACATATCTCCTTATTCTTTATCAAACCGTCTTATCATAGAAGAGGAATCGGTAAACAATTGTTCAAGACCGCGATCTTAAATCAGCCCGTATCAGAAATGACGGTTAACTCCTCTTCTTACGCAATCCCCATCTACAGAAAGCTCGGATTCGAGCCTGTCTGTGAGGAGCAGGTGACGCATGGGATGAAGTATACGCCGATGAAACGAATGGGAACAAAAGTAAGAGAATTAGAGAAAGTTTGCTAA
- a CDS encoding family 43 glycosylhydrolase: MRKIFTLFFCAASLATGLAQQESYFTNPVIHGDVADPSIIRIDQTYYITGTSSEWAPYYPVFTSTDLVNWQQTGHVFDEKPEWTKSSFWAPEWYQHKGKVYVYYTARKQSDNISCIGVAVADSPTGKFKDHGPVVEFGKEAIDAFILEDKGKLYISWKAYGLDNQPIELLACKLTDDGLRLDGKPFSLLRDDERQGMEGQHWFKKDGYYYIIYSVRGCCGPQSDYAVSVARSKKLEGPYEKYLGNPILHGSKEVLSIGHGTITTTPDGRMYYLCHAYQPGSGFYQGRQPYLQEVRMGEDHWPHFVTGEYASRTQPMPFAESAQVPVFDFSDDFTGATLRPEWSWNYPYTDVKTEIKNGKLSLSGTPKPGVKTGAALCLRPTSPNYTLETAIVNRNDSWKGITMYGDANNLITCGCAGDRLILKYILEGKEHQLADLPLPASPLYLQMKVTDGTHSTFYWSKDGQAWNEIVGEALSAKETRSLIQWDRISRPGLYQEGDPTAPAVYAYCLLKNE, encoded by the coding sequence ATGAGAAAGATTTTCACACTATTCTTCTGTGCCGCCTCCTTGGCCACAGGACTAGCGCAACAAGAATCCTATTTTACCAATCCCGTGATCCACGGTGACGTAGCCGATCCTTCCATTATTCGGATCGATCAGACTTACTATATCACCGGCACCTCCTCGGAATGGGCCCCCTATTATCCGGTTTTCACCTCTACCGATCTGGTGAACTGGCAGCAAACCGGACATGTATTCGACGAGAAGCCGGAATGGACTAAGTCCTCTTTCTGGGCTCCGGAATGGTATCAGCATAAAGGGAAGGTATATGTCTATTATACGGCCCGGAAGCAATCGGATAACATCTCGTGCATCGGTGTTGCCGTGGCGGATTCACCTACGGGCAAGTTCAAGGATCACGGCCCGGTGGTAGAGTTCGGGAAGGAAGCGATAGACGCATTTATCTTGGAGGATAAAGGCAAACTTTACATCAGTTGGAAGGCTTATGGATTGGATAACCAACCCATAGAGTTATTGGCCTGTAAGTTGACGGACGATGGGCTTCGCCTAGACGGAAAGCCTTTCAGCCTGCTGCGTGACGATGAGCGTCAAGGTATGGAAGGTCAGCATTGGTTCAAGAAAGACGGATATTACTATATCATCTACTCCGTGAGAGGCTGTTGCGGCCCGCAGAGCGATTACGCCGTATCCGTGGCTCGCTCGAAGAAGCTGGAAGGTCCTTACGAGAAATACCTAGGAAACCCGATCTTGCACGGAAGCAAGGAGGTTCTCTCCATCGGTCACGGAACGATTACGACTACACCGGACGGACGCATGTATTACCTATGCCACGCTTACCAGCCGGGAAGCGGCTTCTACCAAGGTCGCCAACCTTACCTGCAAGAGGTGAGAATGGGTGAGGATCATTGGCCTCACTTCGTAACCGGGGAATACGCGAGCCGCACGCAACCCATGCCATTTGCCGAGTCCGCACAAGTGCCGGTATTCGATTTCTCGGATGATTTCACCGGTGCGACCTTGCGTCCCGAATGGAGTTGGAACTATCCTTACACGGATGTCAAGACCGAGATCAAGAACGGTAAACTATCTCTATCCGGAACACCGAAACCCGGCGTAAAGACCGGAGCGGCACTTTGTTTACGCCCAACCTCCCCGAATTACACGTTGGAAACAGCGATCGTAAACCGGAATGACAGTTGGAAAGGAATCACGATGTACGGAGACGCAAATAACCTAATCACCTGCGGATGCGCAGGAGACCGTTTGATATTGAAATATATCTTAGAGGGGAAAGAACATCAATTGGCCGATCTTCCTCTTCCCGCCTCGCCTTTATATCTACAGATGAAAGTGACCGACGGTACGCATAGCACGTTCTACTGGAGTAAGGACGGACAAGCATGGAACGAGATCGTCGGCGAAGCTCTCTCCGCGAAAGAGACCCGGTCGTTGATCCAATGGGATCGTATCTCCCGTCCGGGATTGTATCAAGAGGGAGATCCTACGGCACCGGCCGTTTACGCTTATTGTCTATTAAAAAATGAATGA
- a CDS encoding RluA family pseudouridine synthase, translating to MESKFHTFAQPIQSIPLPERFTYPFHYTPHPLCVIAAEETQAYLKERTEWREELQTGKMFGVLVVRTPAGEVGYLAAFSGNLAGKNVHPFFVPPIYDLLQPDGFFRQEEEQINEINARIRTQQASPALEDARSRLQSTIEYCDFVLQAAKDLMKKRKEERDRLRQFPLTEEETALLIKESQHMKAAHKLTKKSLRSILEEDQAKVDRLEQEIEQLKQERKRRSATLQRKLFEQFRILNARGEVKDLCELFAPTSQGTPPAGAGECAAPKLLQYAYQHQLEPIAMAEFWWGDSPKTEIRHHGYYYPACKGKCEPILHHMLQGLRVDENPLLADSHRETKLDILYEDDYLLVINKPEGMLSVPGKGDADSVYQRLSILYPEATGPIIVHRLDMATSGLLLAAKTKEAHQNLQAQFKNRTIQKRYIALLEGEVPQDEGEIRLPLCPDPLDRPRQIVSEEFGKPALTHYRVLERTSGKTLIAFYPQTGRTHQLRVHAAHPLGLHCPILGDELYGRKAERLYLHAEYLAFTHPITSERIEIQKSPAFPRCPMP from the coding sequence ATGGAATCTAAGTTTCACACGTTTGCCCAACCGATACAATCGATCCCCTTACCGGAACGATTCACGTATCCTTTTCACTATACACCGCATCCTCTATGCGTAATAGCGGCTGAGGAGACGCAGGCATACCTGAAAGAACGAACCGAATGGCGGGAAGAGTTACAAACCGGAAAAATGTTCGGCGTATTGGTGGTTCGTACTCCCGCCGGAGAGGTCGGCTATCTGGCTGCGTTCTCCGGTAACCTAGCGGGGAAGAATGTACATCCTTTCTTCGTCCCCCCGATCTATGACCTATTACAACCGGATGGTTTCTTCCGGCAAGAGGAGGAGCAGATCAATGAGATCAATGCCCGTATCCGAACCCAGCAAGCCTCTCCAGCTCTCGAAGACGCACGGTCGAGGTTACAAAGCACGATCGAATACTGCGATTTCGTATTACAGGCCGCAAAAGACTTGATGAAAAAGAGGAAAGAGGAGCGCGACCGACTTCGGCAATTCCCTCTCACGGAAGAAGAGACCGCACTTCTTATTAAAGAGAGCCAACACATGAAAGCCGCTCACAAGCTAACCAAGAAATCATTGCGGTCTATACTGGAGGAGGATCAAGCTAAGGTGGATCGGCTTGAGCAGGAGATCGAGCAACTGAAGCAAGAACGCAAGCGACGGTCGGCGACCTTGCAACGCAAGTTGTTCGAACAATTCCGAATCCTGAACGCCCGGGGCGAGGTGAAGGACTTATGCGAACTGTTCGCTCCTACCTCACAAGGTACGCCGCCTGCCGGAGCGGGTGAGTGCGCCGCCCCTAAACTCTTACAATACGCCTACCAGCATCAGTTGGAACCGATCGCCATGGCAGAGTTCTGGTGGGGCGATTCTCCCAAGACGGAGATTCGGCACCATGGGTATTATTATCCGGCTTGCAAAGGAAAATGCGAGCCGATCCTCCATCATATGCTACAGGGATTGCGGGTAGATGAGAATCCGTTATTGGCGGACTCTCACCGGGAGACGAAACTGGATATCCTTTATGAGGACGACTATTTGTTGGTCATCAATAAACCGGAAGGTATGCTCTCCGTTCCCGGCAAGGGAGACGCGGACTCCGTCTATCAAAGGCTATCGATCCTTTACCCGGAAGCCACCGGCCCAATTATCGTACATCGCTTGGATATGGCGACATCTGGCTTACTACTCGCCGCCAAGACCAAAGAAGCGCATCAGAACCTGCAAGCCCAATTCAAGAACCGAACCATCCAGAAAAGGTATATCGCCTTATTAGAGGGCGAAGTTCCCCAAGATGAGGGTGAGATCCGTCTCCCGCTATGCCCCGATCCATTGGACAGACCCCGACAAATCGTAAGCGAAGAATTCGGGAAACCTGCCCTCACGCACTACCGGGTATTGGAACGGACTTCAGGAAAAACCCTTATCGCCTTTTATCCCCAGACCGGACGTACCCACCAGCTACGGGTACACGCCGCCCATCCCCTAGGTCTTCATTGCCCCATCCTTGGCGACGAGCTTTACGGACGAAAGGCGGAACGGCTCTATCTGCACGCTGAATATCTAGCATTCACGCATCCTATCACTTCCGAGAGGATAGAGATACAAAAATCACCGGCATTTCCTAGGTGCCCCATGCCATGA